In one window of Drosophila ananassae strain 14024-0371.13 chromosome XR, ASM1763931v2, whole genome shotgun sequence DNA:
- the LOC116655132 gene encoding IgA FC receptor-like produces the protein MSEIKKQESSNKKATEVSHNLESSEDIFQDLQVHRGSEFYGVLMEFAQNIAEERIYADYRLAQAAMNEGQNSTLFNDLREDVGQDELDWDVDLEAEEYSVVGEAHNKKDDSVFLVPATPKKGSRTRPDSPVPFVPRKSRRLASLGPLEADDILLTSRGNNGTSPTASPTRNRRTPKAPQTPRAQTTPKTPRAPRAPRTPKTPARPRKK, from the exons ATGTCGGAAATTAAGAAACAGGAATCGTCGAATAAGAAGGCCACCGAGGTCTCTCACAACTTGGAGTCCAGTGAGGACATTTTCCAGGACCTGCAAGTCCACAGAGGCTCTGAGTTCTATGGAGTTCTAATGGAATTCGCACAAA ACATTGCTGAGGAACGTATTTATGCCGACTACCGTTTGGCTCAAGCGGCTATGAATGAAGGCCAGAATTCGACTTTATTTAACGATTTGCGGGAAGATGTCGGTCAAGATGAACTCGATTGGGATGTAGATCTCGAAGCAGAGGAGTATTCTGTAGTTGGAGAGGCTCATAACAAGAAGGATGACTCGGTGTTTTTGGTGCCAGCCACTCCGAAAAAGGGTTCCCGTACACGACCCGACAGCCCTGTTCCGTTTGTGCCCCGAAAGTCACGTCGATTGGCTTCCCTTGGACCCTTGGAGGCTGATGATATTCTATTAACTTCCCGGGGCAACAATGGGACATCGCCAACGGCATCTCCAACTCGGAACAGACGCACCCCAAAAGCGCCACAAACTCCAAGGGCTCAGACAACTCCAAAAACTCCACGAGCTCCGAGAGCACCACGAACTCCAAAGACTCCTGCAAGGCCAAggaagaaataa